The following coding sequences are from one Ramlibacter henchirensis window:
- the speE gene encoding polyamine aminopropyltransferase: protein MEGLHLTADLHGCRCDPALLTDRARLADLCASLTIGAGLTIVAQRWHKFPDHAGSPGGVTGMLLLAESHLAVHTWPEVGGVTLDVYVCNFTGDNSGKARELMSALEHAFQPGRSRRQQLRRGRPDAAAGDPDEVVLEALNGESVYGFRFQRRLLFTRTPYQRLELLESSQLGRTLRLDGRFMTSEADEFFYHEALVHPVALVHPFPERALILGGGDGGAAEELLKHGSVRHVTLVELDAEVIGVARRELASIHRGALDDPRVQILCEDGDRFVNETEETFDLVFLDLTDPETPAGPMYTQNFMGRLKHILAPGGAVVLHLGAPFFEGEQVRSLLRSLRRTFRIVSPYGLHIPLYGAYWGMAVASDDLDTLSLSPFELAERLRRRAITDLRYYNPQVHDGLFALPNFYRALFADEPAVTRMNHSED from the coding sequence ATGGAAGGACTGCACCTGACAGCGGACCTGCACGGCTGCCGCTGCGATCCCGCCCTGCTCACCGACCGCGCCCGGCTGGCCGACCTGTGCGCGTCGCTCACCATCGGCGCCGGTCTGACGATCGTCGCGCAGCGCTGGCACAAGTTCCCCGACCATGCGGGTTCTCCCGGCGGAGTGACCGGCATGCTGCTGCTGGCCGAGTCGCATCTCGCCGTGCACACCTGGCCGGAAGTCGGCGGCGTCACCCTCGACGTGTACGTCTGCAACTTCACCGGGGACAACTCCGGCAAGGCACGAGAACTGATGTCGGCGCTCGAGCATGCATTCCAGCCCGGGCGCTCGCGACGGCAGCAACTGCGCCGCGGCAGGCCCGATGCGGCGGCGGGCGATCCGGATGAGGTTGTCCTTGAAGCGCTGAATGGCGAAAGCGTGTATGGCTTTCGTTTCCAGCGCCGGCTGCTCTTCACGCGCACCCCCTACCAGCGGCTCGAACTGCTGGAGTCCTCCCAGCTCGGGCGCACTCTGCGCCTCGACGGCCGCTTCATGACCTCCGAGGCCGACGAGTTCTTCTATCACGAGGCACTGGTCCACCCGGTCGCGCTGGTCCATCCGTTTCCCGAACGCGCCCTGATCCTGGGCGGAGGCGACGGTGGCGCCGCCGAGGAGCTGCTCAAACACGGCTCGGTGCGGCACGTCACACTGGTCGAGCTGGACGCCGAGGTGATCGGGGTGGCGCGACGCGAGCTCGCCAGCATCCATCGTGGCGCGCTCGACGACCCGCGCGTGCAGATCCTGTGCGAGGACGGCGATCGCTTCGTCAACGAGACCGAGGAAACGTTTGACCTGGTGTTTCTGGACCTCACCGATCCCGAGACGCCAGCCGGCCCCATGTACACGCAGAACTTCATGGGCCGGCTCAAGCACATCCTGGCCCCTGGAGGCGCGGTGGTGCTCCACCTCGGCGCGCCGTTCTTCGAGGGTGAGCAGGTTCGTTCGCTGCTTCGCTCGCTGCGTCGCACGTTCCGGATCGTGTCGCCCTACGGACTGCACATCCCGCTGTACGGGGCCTACTGGGGCATGGCCGTCGCGTCCGACGACCTGGACACGCTCTCGCTGTCGCCGTTCGAGCTGGCCGAGCGCTTGCGGCGCAGGGCGATCACCGACCTGCGCTACTACAACCCGCAGGTGCACGACGGGCTGTTCGCGCTGCCCAACTTCTACCGCGCGCTGTTCGCTGACGAACCGGCTGTCACCCGGATGAACCACTCGGAGGATTAA
- a CDS encoding Na+/H+ antiporter subunit C codes for MEIVVALGIAVLTASGVWLVLRPRTFQVIVGLSLLSYAVNLFIFVMGWVRGGVAPIVATMGATDPSRFADPLPQALVLTAIVIAFATTALLLVVLLAARGLTGTDHVDGQEPER; via the coding sequence ATGGAGATCGTGGTCGCGCTCGGCATCGCGGTCCTGACGGCGTCGGGCGTCTGGCTGGTCCTGCGGCCGCGCACGTTCCAGGTCATCGTCGGCCTGTCGCTGCTCTCCTACGCGGTGAACCTGTTCATCTTCGTGATGGGCTGGGTGCGGGGCGGCGTGGCGCCGATCGTCGCGACGATGGGCGCCACGGACCCGTCCCGGTTCGCCGATCCACTGCCCCAGGCGCTCGTCCTGACCGCGATCGTGATCGCATTCGCCACCACGGCATTGCTGCTGGTGGTGCTGCTGGCCGCTCGCGGCCTGACGGGCACCGACCACGTCGACGGACAGGAGCCCGAACGGTGA
- the wrbA gene encoding NAD(P)H:quinone oxidoreductase gives MAKVLVLYHSFYGHIEAMANAVAEGARQVEGTTVQVKRVPETMPQDVFRKAGGKENQAAAVAQPAELADYDAIVFGTPTRFGNMTAQMRNFLDQTGGLWASGALVGKVGSVFTASGTQHGGQESTLLTFHPTLLHHGMIVVGLPYSETRQTGLDEIKGGSPYGASTITGAQGERMPSEQELGMAQFQGRHVATIASKLAS, from the coding sequence ATGGCGAAAGTACTCGTCCTCTACCACAGCTTCTACGGCCACATCGAAGCGATGGCCAACGCCGTCGCCGAAGGTGCGCGCCAGGTGGAAGGCACCACGGTTCAGGTCAAGCGCGTGCCGGAGACGATGCCTCAGGACGTGTTCCGCAAGGCGGGCGGCAAGGAGAACCAGGCCGCTGCCGTGGCGCAGCCCGCGGAGCTGGCCGACTACGACGCGATCGTGTTCGGCACGCCCACGCGCTTCGGCAATATGACCGCGCAAATGCGCAACTTCCTGGACCAGACCGGTGGCCTCTGGGCCAGCGGAGCCCTGGTCGGCAAGGTCGGCTCGGTGTTCACCGCCAGCGGCACGCAGCACGGCGGGCAGGAGAGCACCCTCCTGACGTTTCATCCGACGCTGCTGCACCACGGCATGATCGTCGTCGGCCTGCCGTACTCGGAGACGAGGCAGACCGGCCTCGACGAGATCAAGGGCGGCAGCCCCTACGGCGCCTCTACCATCACCGGTGCGCAAGGCGAGCGCATGCCCAGCGAACAGGAATTGGGCATGGCGCAGTTTCAGGGTCGCCACGTCGCGACGATCGCCAGCAAACTGGCGAGCTAG
- a CDS encoding universal stress protein, translating to MGAIPLSGQTLELFHPIRHDPVAPPAPDDAQSPFLAGRCVVVLSDTTLDGINAVWRAALIARDLGMPMHLLQVNAGEDLPSARARAGRLARQAQHRLGVAAAGNAAQGDVRELLAGLAPPPGLVVLPYERGNAFTECLFGTAAERLFRSVFMPTLVVRRPASARYRRVLVPVTLDDAAAALIGAAQRISRDPRIRVMHVLGTSQEQTLRIADAPEHSLRMQRQRRSSDAYRELNRLIAGAGALERAAALVSFGHPAMRVLEVARASRSQLVVVGKQKGSILGQLLADGVCHRVISEGSADVLMLPLPDREGPLRKGCL from the coding sequence GTGGGTGCCATTCCTCTTTCCGGGCAGACGCTCGAGCTCTTCCATCCCATCCGCCATGATCCCGTGGCCCCGCCTGCGCCCGACGACGCGCAGTCGCCGTTCCTCGCAGGCCGCTGCGTGGTCGTGCTGTCGGACACGACACTGGACGGCATCAACGCGGTCTGGCGCGCCGCGCTGATCGCCCGTGACCTGGGCATGCCGATGCACTTGCTGCAAGTGAATGCCGGGGAGGACCTGCCATCAGCACGGGCGCGCGCCGGCCGCCTCGCCCGCCAGGCACAGCACCGGCTGGGCGTCGCCGCTGCCGGCAATGCGGCGCAGGGGGACGTACGCGAGCTGCTGGCGGGTCTCGCCCCGCCGCCCGGTCTCGTGGTGCTGCCCTACGAGCGCGGCAACGCGTTCACCGAATGCCTGTTCGGCACGGCGGCCGAGAGGCTCTTCCGCTCGGTGTTCATGCCCACGCTCGTCGTGCGGCGCCCCGCGTCCGCCCGCTACCGGCGGGTGCTGGTTCCGGTGACGCTCGACGACGCCGCCGCCGCCCTGATCGGAGCAGCCCAACGGATCTCGCGCGACCCGCGCATCCGCGTCATGCATGTCCTGGGCACGTCCCAGGAACAGACGCTGCGGATCGCCGATGCGCCGGAACATTCGCTGCGGATGCAGCGCCAGCGCAGGTCCAGCGACGCTTATCGAGAACTCAATCGCCTGATCGCGGGGGCAGGAGCGTTGGAGCGCGCCGCGGCGCTGGTTTCCTTCGGCCACCCCGCCATGCGGGTGCTGGAGGTCGCGCGCGCCAGCCGCTCGCAACTCGTGGTCGTGGGCAAGCAAAAGGGGTCGATCCTGGGCCAGCTGCTCGCGGATGGCGTCTGCCACCGGGTGATCAGCGAGGGCAGCGCCGACGTGTTGATGCTGCCGCTGCCGGACCGTGAAGGCCCATTGCGCAAAGGATGCCTCTGA
- a CDS encoding N-acetyltransferase translates to MRRAGDPLCGLPTIGTPLSGFAFRYREADGEQYVYVEDLARRQLAGYTVFNRLVELGRQADLHLRAPHSKYSRHYQRRGIGSAVYRWALERGMCLITGARQSVAAHSLWHSLSARYELGYVDLRDRKLSYLGRHIAPALLADFHARMILLGRGWTLDRFACETGARVDEAAQAVI, encoded by the coding sequence ATGCGCCGCGCCGGCGATCCGCTTTGCGGGCTGCCGACCATTGGCACGCCCCTTTCGGGATTCGCGTTCCGCTACCGGGAAGCGGACGGCGAGCAGTACGTGTACGTGGAGGACCTGGCGCGCCGGCAGCTTGCCGGATACACGGTGTTCAACCGGCTCGTCGAGCTCGGCCGCCAGGCCGACCTGCACCTGCGGGCGCCGCACTCGAAGTATTCCCGGCACTACCAGCGCCGTGGCATCGGGTCCGCGGTGTACAGGTGGGCCCTGGAGCGCGGGATGTGCCTGATCACGGGTGCCAGGCAGTCGGTCGCAGCCCACTCCTTGTGGCATTCGCTGTCTGCGCGTTACGAGCTTGGCTACGTCGACCTGAGGGACAGGAAGCTGTCCTATCTGGGGCGGCACATCGCACCGGCGCTGCTGGCTGACTTCCACGCGCGGATGATCCTGCTTGGCCGCGGCTGGACCTTGGATCGCTTCGCATGCGAGACCGGTGCGCGGGTGGACGAGGCCGCGCAAGCAGTGATCTGA
- a CDS encoding DUF4148 domain-containing protein, with the protein MNRKSLIALAFAASATAAFADDITIDPHTFVSTASRAEIQAELAAFEASGRDPWARQYNPLADFESQRSREEVKAEYVQARDRVAAFTGEDSGSAYLAGQPDAVSATTVAGDARNPS; encoded by the coding sequence ATGAACCGCAAATCCCTCATCGCCCTTGCCTTCGCCGCTTCCGCCACGGCTGCGTTCGCCGACGACATCACCATCGATCCGCACACGTTCGTCTCCACCGCGAGCCGGGCCGAGATCCAGGCCGAGCTCGCCGCCTTCGAAGCGTCCGGCCGCGACCCCTGGGCCCGCCAGTACAACCCGCTGGCCGACTTCGAGAGCCAACGCAGCCGCGAGGAGGTGAAGGCCGAGTACGTGCAGGCACGCGACCGCGTCGCTGCGTTCACCGGCGAGGACAGCGGCTCCGCCTACCTGGCCGGCCAGCCGGACGCCGTCTCGGCCACTACGGTGGCCGGCGACGCGCGCAACCCCAGCTGA
- a CDS encoding monovalent cation/H+ antiporter subunit D: MSGLVQHLVVIPVVLPLLAGAFLLVIDEPRHVLKASISLASTLLLLLAALALAVRADAAVTHVYSLGGWLAPAGIVLVADRLAAVMVLLTAVLGLTALLFSLARWHRVGPHFHALVQFLFSGLGGAFLTGDLFNLFVFFELLLAASYGLALHGGGILRVRAGLHYIVVNLAASLLFLVGASLLYGMAGTLNMADLAVRLPQIPVHDRPLLEVGAAVLGVAFLVKAGMWPLGFWLPATYSASSAPAAALFCILSKVGIYAVLRVSYVVFGGLPVADLIAYGGMITLAFGMVGMLGSQDLGRIASFSLLSSAGTLLAAVGVGGVATIAPALLYLLTSTLGTAALFLLVELIDRSRTPGANVLAVTADAFGLQDEEEEPEEPVGVLIPASMAMLGLAFSFTSLLIAGLPPLAGFVAKFSLMAAILHTDAIAARAWVLLGLVLLSGLASVIALARAGVRAFWGGSGVVPRVRLIEIVPVGALIAACLALTVFAGPAMAYLHNAADALHPADAYIREVLRAP; this comes from the coding sequence GTGAGCGGGCTGGTGCAGCACCTCGTCGTGATCCCGGTGGTGCTGCCGCTGCTCGCGGGAGCGTTCCTGCTGGTGATCGACGAGCCGCGTCATGTCCTGAAGGCCTCGATCAGCTTGGCCAGCACGCTCCTGCTGCTGCTGGCGGCGCTCGCACTGGCGGTCCGCGCCGACGCGGCCGTCACGCACGTGTACTCGCTCGGTGGCTGGCTGGCGCCGGCGGGCATCGTCCTGGTCGCGGACCGTCTGGCCGCGGTGATGGTGCTGCTGACGGCGGTGCTCGGGCTGACGGCCCTGCTGTTCTCGCTGGCCCGCTGGCACCGGGTCGGGCCGCATTTCCATGCGCTGGTGCAGTTCCTCTTTTCGGGGCTGGGCGGCGCCTTCCTCACCGGCGACCTCTTCAACCTGTTCGTGTTCTTCGAGCTGCTGCTGGCGGCCTCGTATGGCCTGGCGCTGCACGGAGGCGGGATCCTGCGCGTGCGCGCCGGGCTGCACTACATCGTCGTCAACCTGGCCGCATCGCTGCTGTTCCTGGTCGGGGCGAGCCTGCTGTACGGCATGGCGGGCACGCTGAACATGGCCGACCTCGCGGTGCGGCTGCCGCAGATCCCGGTGCACGATCGCCCGCTGCTGGAGGTCGGCGCCGCCGTGCTGGGCGTCGCCTTCCTCGTCAAGGCGGGCATGTGGCCCCTGGGCTTCTGGCTGCCGGCCACGTATTCAGCCAGCAGCGCGCCGGCGGCCGCGCTCTTCTGCATCCTCAGCAAGGTCGGCATCTATGCCGTCCTGCGTGTGTCGTACGTCGTCTTCGGCGGCCTGCCCGTCGCCGACCTGATCGCCTACGGGGGCATGATCACGCTCGCCTTCGGGATGGTGGGGATGCTCGGCTCGCAGGACCTCGGCCGTATCGCCAGCTTCAGCCTGCTGTCTTCCGCCGGAACGCTGCTGGCTGCCGTCGGGGTCGGCGGCGTGGCGACCATCGCGCCGGCGCTGCTGTACCTGCTGACGTCCACGCTGGGGACCGCCGCCCTGTTCCTCCTGGTCGAACTGATCGATCGCTCGCGCACCCCGGGCGCGAACGTGCTGGCCGTGACGGCCGACGCATTCGGGCTGCAGGATGAAGAGGAGGAGCCGGAGGAGCCAGTGGGCGTGCTGATCCCCGCCAGCATGGCGATGCTGGGGCTGGCGTTCTCGTTCACCTCGCTGCTGATCGCCGGGCTGCCGCCGCTGGCCGGGTTCGTGGCCAAGTTCTCGCTGATGGCCGCGATCCTCCACACCGATGCGATCGCTGCGCGGGCCTGGGTCCTCCTGGGCCTCGTCCTGCTCTCGGGCCTGGCCTCGGTGATCGCGCTGGCACGCGCCGGCGTCCGGGCGTTCTGGGGCGGTTCCGGCGTGGTCCCGCGGGTGCGCCTCATCGAGATCGTCCCCGTGGGAGCGCTGATCGCCGCCTGCCTGGCGCTGACGGTCTTCGCCGGGCCGGCGATGGCCTACCTCCACAACGCCGCCGATGCACTGCACCCTGCGGACGCCTACATCAGGGAGGTCCTGCGGGCGCCATGA
- a CDS encoding K+/H+ antiporter subunit F, whose product MNLPFFETAVFAAQVLIGLAIVCAFVRLALGPRAQDRVLALDTLYVEAMLLVLTQGMRTGNPYVFESAFVIAVLGFASTAAAAKFLLRGEVIE is encoded by the coding sequence ATGAACCTCCCCTTCTTCGAAACCGCGGTGTTCGCGGCGCAGGTCCTGATCGGCCTGGCGATCGTGTGCGCCTTCGTGCGGCTGGCGCTCGGGCCGCGCGCGCAGGACCGGGTTCTCGCCCTGGATACGCTGTACGTGGAGGCGATGCTGCTGGTCCTGACGCAAGGGATGCGCACCGGCAACCCTTACGTGTTCGAGTCCGCATTCGTGATTGCCGTCCTCGGCTTCGCCTCGACGGCGGCCGCGGCCAAGTTCCTGCTGCGTGGAGAGGTGATCGAATGA
- a CDS encoding Na+/H+ antiporter subunit E: MKLPNPLLALLLLLLWLVLNDSTDPAHVVLGAVVGLAASAAYRLLQPAKWRSRRLVAPAAGLLWLVLLDIIRSNIAVARIALGLPGRERVAGFLSIPLELRDPAGLALLACIVTATPGTSWARHDEAGSVLTLHVLDLADEETWVRQFKDRYERRLMEIFG; this comes from the coding sequence ATGAAGCTGCCCAACCCCCTCCTCGCGCTGCTCCTTCTGCTGCTCTGGCTGGTCCTGAACGACAGCACGGACCCGGCCCATGTCGTGCTCGGCGCCGTCGTCGGCCTGGCCGCAAGCGCGGCGTACAGGCTGCTGCAGCCGGCGAAGTGGAGATCCCGCAGGCTCGTCGCGCCGGCGGCCGGCCTGCTCTGGCTCGTGCTCCTGGACATCATCCGCTCGAACATCGCCGTTGCGCGCATCGCACTGGGCCTGCCTGGGCGAGAGCGGGTGGCGGGCTTCCTGTCGATCCCGCTGGAGCTGCGGGACCCTGCCGGGCTGGCGCTGCTCGCCTGCATCGTCACCGCGACTCCGGGAACGTCGTGGGCGCGCCATGACGAAGCCGGCAGCGTGCTGACGCTCCACGTGCTGGACCTCGCCGACGAGGAAACCTGGGTACGGCAGTTCAAGGACCGCTACGAGCGGCGCCTGATGGAGATATTCGGATGA
- a CDS encoding monovalent cation/H+ antiporter subunit A, whose product MPDEAFLIALLLLPFVGSAAALVLPARRRGAAVWIAVAASLAALVVTSVLHEGVNAGAVLRLQAPWVPAAGLDFTLRMDGLSWMFCMLVTGIGLLVVLYARYYMSPQDPVARFYAFFLAFMGAMLGVVLSGNLFQLVFFWELTSILSFLLIGYWHHNAPARDGARMSLIITSAGGLCLFAGVLILGRIASSYDLDAVLAAADRIRAHSLYLPALLLVAAGALTKSAQFPFHFWLPQAMAAPTPVSAYLHSAAMVKLGIFLLVRLWPALAGTDAWMWVIGTAGLATLVLGAYAAIFQHDLKGLLAYSTVSHLGLMTALLGLNSPLALVAAVFHVMNHATFKASLFMAAGIIDHEAGTRDIRRLSGLYRHMPITATLAMVAAAAMAGVPLLNGFLSKEMFFAESLRAEGPVPALDRALPYIATAWGIFSVAYSLRFINGVFFGPPAAGLPRVPHEPPRWMRLPIEFLVLACLVVGIFPAFTIGPVLDLAVRSVLGPEVPPYSLAVWHGLTVPLMMSLAALGGGAVLFLLLQRHLAAGHDRTPLMPPIRGRRVFDALLAAISWRWARAAERLMGTRRLQPQLGLLLLFTLVAGLWLAWPGATFGSLPGTEADLAFVLVWIVGMACAVGAAWQAKFHRFVALVLSGGAGLVVCLTFVWLSAPDLALTQLLVEIVTTILLLLGLRWLPIRLPYTRTPAAARKALPRRARDLALAICSGTGLGLIAYAVMTRPLPEGTVSRFFLEKAWPLGGGTNVVNVIIVDFRGFDTLGEISVLGVVAITVYALLRRFRPAPESIEPPLQRLAQTPAAKREDLAIPAVIMRWMFPAAGVVAVYLLFRGHNLPGGGFAAGVTMAIGLILQYMAGGTRRTEDRLPIRPLSWMTFGLVLAVGTGAASWLFGHPFLTSHLAHFTLPLLGEVHLPSAFFFDLGVFLLVVGASALLLTSLGHQSTRAHRSAERR is encoded by the coding sequence ATGCCTGATGAAGCATTCCTGATCGCCCTCCTGCTGCTGCCTTTCGTGGGCAGCGCCGCCGCGCTGGTGCTTCCGGCCCGAAGGCGCGGGGCCGCCGTGTGGATCGCGGTGGCGGCTTCGTTGGCCGCGCTCGTCGTCACTTCCGTACTGCACGAGGGCGTGAACGCCGGTGCGGTGCTGCGCCTGCAGGCACCGTGGGTGCCCGCCGCGGGACTGGACTTCACGTTGCGCATGGACGGGCTGTCCTGGATGTTCTGCATGCTGGTCACGGGCATCGGCCTGCTCGTCGTGCTGTACGCGCGCTACTACATGTCGCCGCAGGACCCCGTCGCTCGGTTCTACGCTTTCTTCCTCGCCTTCATGGGCGCCATGCTCGGCGTGGTGCTGTCGGGGAACCTGTTCCAGCTGGTGTTCTTCTGGGAGCTGACCAGCATCCTCTCGTTCCTGCTCATCGGCTACTGGCACCACAACGCGCCGGCGCGCGACGGCGCGCGCATGTCGCTCATCATCACCTCGGCCGGCGGGCTGTGCCTGTTCGCAGGCGTCCTGATCCTGGGCCGCATCGCCAGCAGCTACGACCTCGACGCGGTGCTGGCCGCGGCCGATCGGATCAGGGCCCACTCGCTGTACCTGCCTGCACTGCTGCTCGTGGCGGCGGGCGCCCTCACGAAGTCCGCGCAGTTCCCGTTCCACTTCTGGCTCCCCCAGGCGATGGCTGCGCCGACCCCGGTGTCTGCGTACCTGCATTCGGCGGCGATGGTCAAGCTTGGGATCTTCCTCCTGGTGCGGCTCTGGCCGGCATTGGCGGGCACCGACGCGTGGATGTGGGTCATCGGCACGGCGGGCCTGGCCACGCTCGTCCTCGGCGCGTATGCCGCCATCTTCCAGCACGACCTCAAGGGACTGCTCGCCTATTCCACCGTGAGCCATCTCGGCCTGATGACGGCTCTGCTCGGGCTGAACAGTCCGCTGGCGCTGGTGGCAGCCGTGTTCCACGTCATGAACCATGCGACGTTCAAGGCTTCGCTCTTCATGGCCGCCGGCATCATCGACCACGAAGCGGGAACGCGCGACATCCGGCGGCTCTCCGGCCTTTACCGCCACATGCCCATCACCGCGACGCTGGCCATGGTGGCAGCCGCTGCGATGGCCGGTGTCCCGCTCCTCAATGGCTTCCTGTCCAAGGAGATGTTCTTCGCGGAGTCGCTGCGCGCCGAAGGGCCCGTCCCGGCGCTCGACCGCGCCCTGCCCTACATCGCGACGGCGTGGGGCATCTTCAGCGTCGCCTATTCGTTGAGGTTCATCAACGGCGTGTTCTTCGGGCCACCGGCAGCCGGGCTGCCGCGGGTCCCGCACGAACCGCCTCGCTGGATGCGCCTGCCGATCGAGTTCCTGGTGCTGGCCTGCCTTGTCGTGGGAATCTTTCCGGCGTTCACCATCGGCCCGGTACTGGACCTCGCGGTGAGGTCGGTCCTCGGCCCCGAGGTGCCGCCCTACAGCCTCGCGGTGTGGCACGGCCTGACGGTGCCGCTGATGATGAGCCTGGCCGCGCTTGGCGGCGGCGCCGTCCTCTTCCTGCTGCTCCAGCGCCACCTGGCGGCCGGTCACGACCGCACGCCGCTGATGCCGCCCATCCGGGGACGCCGCGTGTTCGATGCCCTGCTCGCGGCCATCTCCTGGCGGTGGGCGCGCGCAGCCGAACGGCTGATGGGCACTCGCAGGCTGCAGCCGCAACTGGGCCTGCTGCTCCTGTTCACGCTGGTGGCGGGATTGTGGCTGGCCTGGCCGGGCGCCACCTTCGGTTCGCTGCCCGGCACCGAAGCGGACCTGGCGTTCGTGCTCGTCTGGATCGTGGGCATGGCATGCGCCGTCGGCGCGGCCTGGCAGGCCAAGTTCCACCGGTTCGTCGCGCTGGTGCTCTCCGGCGGGGCGGGCCTGGTGGTCTGCCTCACCTTCGTCTGGCTGTCGGCTCCCGACCTTGCCCTGACGCAGCTGCTCGTGGAGATCGTGACGACGATCCTGCTGCTGCTCGGGTTGCGCTGGCTCCCCATCCGCCTGCCGTACACCAGGACTCCTGCCGCGGCCCGCAAGGCGCTGCCGCGCCGCGCCCGCGATCTCGCCTTGGCGATCTGCTCCGGCACCGGCCTCGGCCTGATCGCCTACGCCGTCATGACGCGTCCGCTTCCCGAGGGCACCGTCTCGCGGTTCTTCCTCGAGAAGGCGTGGCCGCTGGGCGGCGGCACGAACGTCGTCAACGTGATCATCGTGGACTTCCGGGGCTTCGACACGCTGGGCGAGATCTCCGTGCTCGGCGTGGTGGCCATCACGGTGTATGCCTTGCTGCGGCGTTTCCGCCCGGCGCCGGAGAGCATCGAGCCGCCCCTCCAGCGCTTGGCGCAGACGCCGGCCGCCAAGCGCGAGGACCTCGCGATCCCCGCTGTCATCATGCGGTGGATGTTCCCTGCCGCCGGCGTGGTGGCGGTGTACCTGCTCTTTCGCGGGCACAACCTTCCGGGCGGCGGCTTCGCGGCGGGCGTCACCATGGCCATCGGCCTAATCCTGCAGTACATGGCGGGCGGCACCCGCCGCACGGAAGACCGACTGCCCATCCGGCCCCTGAGCTGGATGACGTTCGGGCTCGTCCTGGCCGTGGGCACGGGGGCCGCCTCGTGGCTGTTCGGCCACCCGTTCCTCACGTCCCACCTCGCCCACTTCACGCTGCCCCTGCTGGGCGAAGTGCACCTGCCCAGCGCCTTCTTCTTCGACCTCGGTGTCTTCCTCCTGGTGGTCGGAGCCTCCGCGCTGCTGCTGACTTCGCTCGGTCACCAATCGACCCGAGCGCACCGCTCCGCGGAAAGGCGCTGA
- the mnhG gene encoding monovalent cation/H(+) antiporter subunit G, with the protein MSTLAGILVLAGALLALAGSIGLLTLPTFYERVHPPTMAATLGTGLVLAACAIHFSGMEGRLILHHLLIGVFMAVTTPVTYLMLVRAALYRDAAEGRDLLASGRQGPASGASPQARD; encoded by the coding sequence ATGAGCACCCTGGCAGGCATCCTCGTCCTCGCCGGCGCCCTGCTCGCGCTGGCCGGCTCCATCGGCCTTCTCACCCTGCCCACTTTCTACGAGCGGGTGCATCCGCCGACGATGGCCGCAACGCTCGGAACCGGGTTGGTGCTGGCCGCCTGCGCCATCCACTTCAGCGGCATGGAAGGAAGGCTCATCCTTCACCACCTTCTGATCGGCGTGTTCATGGCGGTCACCACCCCCGTGACGTACCTGATGCTGGTTCGCGCAGCCCTGTACCGGGATGCGGCCGAGGGCCGCGATCTCCTGGCTTCAGGTAGGCAGGGCCCCGCCAGTGGCGCATCGCCGCAAGCGCGGGACTGA